The Campylobacter concisus genome contains a region encoding:
- a CDS encoding nucleotidyltransferase family protein — protein MRIVNDIKLSVNSTIKDALQTINNGGLQIAIVVDENDSLVGTVTDGDIRRGLLNGLDLNSNINLIVHKSPSIANVGDTKESILKIALAKKLHKIPLIDELGKLVGIEDIEDIIKPVSKTNKVILMVGGLGTRLRPLTQDTPKPMLKVGNKPILQTIVEKFAEYGFVNITMCVNFNADIIKDYFGDGKEFGVNIDYILEQKRMGTAGALSLLKERPNEPFFVMNGDLLTNVNFEHIFNYHTLNKATATMCVREYDYEVPYGVVKMNDNKIVDISEKPVQKFFVSAGIYMLSPEILDLIPKNEFYDMPTLFEKAISKEKNVISFPIHEYWIDIGRLEEYQKANEEYAKIF, from the coding sequence ATGAGAATAGTAAACGATATAAAGCTAAGCGTAAATTCAACCATAAAAGACGCCCTACAAACAATCAATAATGGTGGGCTCCAAATAGCTATCGTCGTGGATGAAAACGATAGCCTTGTAGGTACAGTAACAGATGGAGATATCAGACGCGGACTATTAAATGGTCTTGATCTAAATAGCAATATAAATCTTATAGTGCACAAGAGTCCAAGTATTGCAAATGTTGGCGACACAAAAGAGTCAATACTAAAAATAGCACTTGCAAAAAAGCTTCATAAAATCCCACTAATAGATGAACTTGGAAAGCTAGTTGGTATAGAAGATATCGAAGACATTATAAAACCGGTCAGCAAAACAAACAAAGTCATTTTAATGGTAGGAGGCCTTGGTACTAGGCTTAGACCGCTTACGCAAGATACTCCAAAGCCAATGTTAAAGGTCGGAAACAAGCCAATACTTCAAACGATAGTTGAGAAATTTGCAGAGTATGGCTTTGTAAATATCACGATGTGTGTAAATTTTAATGCAGACATCATCAAGGACTATTTTGGTGACGGCAAAGAATTTGGAGTAAACATCGACTACATTTTAGAGCAAAAAAGAATGGGTACGGCAGGTGCATTAAGCCTACTTAAAGAGCGACCAAACGAACCATTTTTTGTAATGAACGGTGATCTTCTTACAAATGTAAATTTCGAGCATATTTTTAACTACCACACGCTAAATAAAGCGACGGCTACAATGTGTGTAAGAGAGTATGACTACGAAGTTCCTTATGGCGTTGTAAAAATGAACGACAACAAGATAGTAGATATCTCAGAAAAACCAGTGCAGAAATTTTTCGTAAGTGCTGGAATATATATGCTCTCGCCGGAAATTTTAGATCTAATACCAAAAAATGAGTTTTATGATATGCCAACTCTTTTTGAAAAAGCGATAAGCAAAGAAAAAAACGTCATCTCGTTTCCTATACATGAGTACTGGATCGATATAGGTCGCTTAGAAGAGTATCAAAAAGCAAATGAAGAATATGCAAAAATATTTTGA
- a CDS encoding UDP-N-acetylglucosamine 4,6-dehydratase, producing the protein MDILSLIGRTKNLFEDDIKALGKNLKEIVSSSSFLVIGGAGSIGSAVTKEIFIRDPKKLYIVDISENNLVELVRDIRSEFGYINGDFKTFAIDVASAEFNALLAQSGGFDYVLNLSALKHVRSEKDPFTLMRMLETNIFNTDKTLAQALYMKSKKYFCVSTDKAANPVNLMGASKRIMEMFAFRHSLNIDVSMARFANVAFSDGSLLFGFQKRIEKFQPIVAPNDVRRYFLTPKESGELCLLSTIFGENRDIFFPKLDENLDLITFSEIAKRYLENLGYEPFLCENEEEARKLAKVLPKDGLYPCLFTPSDTTGEKDYEEFFVDSERLDMQRLQNIGIVKNDANFDSKKLEIFKNNILNLKSSLTWSKEDVLREVFELIPNFMHKETGKYLDEKM; encoded by the coding sequence ATGGATATCTTAAGCTTAATAGGACGCACTAAAAATCTCTTTGAAGATGACATAAAGGCGCTTGGTAAAAATTTAAAAGAGATAGTTTCAAGTTCGAGCTTTCTGGTTATTGGTGGTGCCGGTTCTATCGGTTCAGCCGTGACAAAAGAAATTTTTATAAGAGATCCAAAAAAACTCTACATCGTTGATATCTCTGAAAACAACCTTGTCGAACTAGTACGTGACATAAGAAGCGAATTTGGATATATAAATGGCGACTTTAAAACTTTTGCTATAGATGTTGCAAGTGCTGAGTTCAACGCACTCTTGGCACAAAGTGGTGGATTTGACTACGTATTAAATTTATCAGCACTAAAGCATGTTAGAAGCGAAAAAGATCCATTTACGCTTATGAGGATGCTCGAAACAAATATCTTTAACACCGACAAAACGCTAGCGCAAGCTCTCTACATGAAGTCAAAAAAATATTTCTGCGTTAGCACCGATAAGGCTGCAAATCCTGTAAATTTAATGGGAGCTAGCAAGCGCATCATGGAGATGTTTGCGTTTAGACACTCCTTAAATATCGACGTCTCAATGGCTAGATTTGCAAACGTGGCATTTAGCGACGGCTCACTTCTTTTTGGATTTCAAAAGCGCATAGAAAAATTTCAGCCTATAGTTGCCCCAAACGACGTCAGGCGCTACTTCCTAACACCAAAAGAGAGCGGTGAGCTCTGCCTTTTAAGTACCATTTTTGGAGAAAACAGAGATATATTTTTTCCAAAACTAGATGAAAATTTAGACCTTATAACATTTAGCGAGATAGCCAAGCGCTACTTAGAAAATTTAGGCTACGAGCCATTCTTGTGTGAAAATGAGGAGGAGGCTAGAAAGCTTGCAAAAGTGCTTCCAAAAGATGGACTTTACCCTTGCCTTTTTACGCCTAGTGATACGACTGGAGAAAAGGACTACGAGGAGTTTTTCGTTGACAGCGAGAGACTTGACATGCAAAGGCTTCAAAATATCGGTATCGTCAAAAATGATGCAAATTTTGACAGCAAAAAGCTAGAAATTTTTAAAAACAATATTTTAAATTTAAAATCAAGCTTGACATGGAGCAAAGAGGACGTTTTACGCGAAGTTTTCGAGCTCATACCAAATTTTATGCATAAAGAAACAGGAAAATATCTCGATGAAAAAATGTGA
- a CDS encoding NeuD/PglB/VioB family sugar acetyltransferase, whose amino-acid sequence MQDIVLIGGGGHCKSVIDVIESEAKFNIIGIIDAAENIGKKVLGYEIIGSDDDLAEVFKSCKNAVVTVGQIKSSEPRKRLFALLKEIGFILPTIVSPLAYISKHACVGEGSVVMHHALINAGACVGKNCIINTKALVEHDATIGDHCHISTASVVNGGVVVQDETFFGSNATSKEYIVIGENSIIGGGTSVTRSLEKNAFIKA is encoded by the coding sequence GTGCAAGATATAGTTTTAATAGGTGGCGGCGGGCACTGCAAAAGTGTGATAGATGTCATCGAGAGCGAGGCTAAATTTAATATAATTGGTATTATAGATGCGGCAGAAAATATTGGCAAAAAGGTGCTTGGCTATGAGATTATAGGTAGCGATGATGATCTGGCTGAGGTTTTTAAATCATGCAAAAATGCTGTGGTGACGGTTGGGCAGATAAAAAGTAGTGAGCCTAGAAAAAGACTGTTTGCACTGCTAAAAGAAATAGGTTTCATACTTCCAACCATAGTCTCGCCACTTGCGTATATCTCAAAGCATGCATGTGTAGGTGAGGGAAGCGTGGTGATGCATCATGCCTTGATCAACGCTGGCGCATGTGTCGGTAAAAACTGTATCATAAACACAAAAGCACTTGTGGAGCATGACGCAACTATCGGCGATCACTGCCATATCTCAACAGCAAGTGTGGTAAATGGTGGCGTTGTCGTGCAAGATGAGACATTCTTTGGTAGTAATGCAACCAGCAAAGAGTATATCGTGATAGGTGAAAATTCTATCATAGGTGGCGGAACTAGCGTGACGAGAAGCTTGGAGAAAAACGCTTTTATAAAGGCGTAA
- the neuC gene encoding UDP-N-acetylglucosamine 2-epimerase: protein MRKICVVTSTRAEYGLLYWLLKEIKADSELKLQLIVTGMHLSPEFGLTYKEIEKEFKIDKKIEILSSSHTSLDICAEMSRVYEKFAPALAELKPDILVLLGDRYEIFGVAGVASIMQIPIAHIHGGETTQGAFDEAFRHSITKMSHIHFAATNEYANRIIQLGEEPSRVFNVGGPGIENIKKLNLLNKDEFEKSINFKLTKKNILITFHPVTLENSSVKEQFSELLEAIDKLKDTNFIFTKANSDIDGDVINKMIDEYVSINPQKAVAFTSLGQLRYLSAIKFVDIVLGNSSSGLSEVPSFKKATINIGDRQKGRARASSVIDVRPVKKEILAAIKKVYSKEFEQVLKDTTNPYDGGNPSKKMVKILKEIEFDDILKKKFYDIGLK from the coding sequence ATGAGAAAAATTTGTGTAGTGACAAGCACTAGAGCTGAATATGGCCTGCTTTACTGGCTCTTAAAAGAGATAAAAGCAGATAGCGAGCTTAAGCTTCAGCTTATTGTCACTGGTATGCACCTAAGCCCTGAGTTTGGACTAACATACAAAGAGATAGAAAAAGAATTTAAGATAGATAAAAAGATAGAAATTTTAAGTAGCTCGCATACAAGTCTTGATATTTGCGCTGAGATGTCAAGAGTTTATGAGAAATTTGCTCCGGCACTAGCTGAGCTTAAGCCTGATATATTAGTGCTTCTTGGCGATAGATATGAGATATTTGGTGTAGCAGGTGTCGCTAGTATCATGCAGATACCAATAGCACATATTCACGGCGGCGAGACCACACAAGGAGCATTTGACGAGGCTTTTAGGCACAGTATAACAAAGATGAGCCATATACATTTTGCAGCCACAAATGAGTATGCAAACCGCATAATCCAGCTTGGCGAAGAGCCTAGTAGAGTTTTTAATGTCGGCGGCCCTGGCATAGAAAATATAAAAAAGCTAAATTTATTAAACAAAGATGAGTTTGAAAAATCTATAAATTTTAAGCTCACTAAAAAAAATATACTAATTACATTTCATCCAGTAACGCTTGAAAATAGTAGTGTAAAAGAGCAATTCAGCGAGCTTTTAGAAGCAATAGACAAGCTAAAAGATACAAATTTTATCTTTACAAAAGCAAATAGTGACATAGATGGTGATGTGATAAATAAAATGATAGATGAGTATGTTAGTATAAATCCACAAAAAGCTGTGGCGTTTACTTCACTTGGGCAGCTAAGATACCTAAGTGCGATAAAATTTGTTGATATAGTCCTAGGAAATAGCTCGAGTGGCCTTTCAGAAGTCCCAAGCTTTAAAAAGGCCACCATAAATATAGGCGATCGCCAAAAAGGACGTGCAAGAGCTAGCAGTGTGATAGACGTTAGGCCCGTTAAAAAAGAAATTTTAGCCGCTATAAAAAAAGTATATTCAAAAGAATTTGAGCAAGTTTTAAAAGATACCACCAATCCATATGATGGCGGTAATCCAAGTAAAAAAATGGTTAAAATTTTAAAAGAGATCGAGTTTGATGATATTTTGAAAAAGAAATTTTATGATATAGGTTTGAAATGA
- a CDS encoding LegC family aminotransferase, with the protein MKKCDFDEVLKFIKSTFGKDKVPLHEPKFIGNEKKYLLECIDSSFVSSVGKFVDEFESKLAQMVGAKFAVATTNGTSALHICLKIAGVGQNDEVITQPVTFIATCNAISYLFAKPVFVDVDLDTLGMSPASLSAFLEKNCELKEGNCVNKTSGRIVRACVPMHTFGLPCKIDEIAEICKCWNIVLVEDGAESLGSYYKGTHTGNFGKLAAMSFNGNKIVTSGGGGAIVTNDEKIAKHAKFITTTAKVPHPFEYRHSEIGYNYRLPNLNAALLVAQLENLELFLKSKRELAMLYKEYFSKFDDVKFIDEPVDARSNFWLNAVLFESREKRDEFLKFSNENGVFTRPIWQLMNELDMFKDCQRDELKNAKFLSDRIVNIPSSARV; encoded by the coding sequence ATGAAAAAATGTGATTTTGACGAGGTTTTGAAATTTATAAAAAGCACCTTTGGCAAGGATAAAGTCCCGCTTCACGAGCCTAAATTTATAGGCAATGAGAAAAAATATCTACTTGAGTGCATCGACTCTAGTTTCGTCTCAAGTGTCGGTAAATTTGTAGATGAGTTTGAGAGCAAGCTAGCTCAAATGGTCGGTGCTAAATTTGCAGTTGCCACGACAAATGGCACCTCAGCGCTTCACATCTGCCTAAAAATAGCTGGTGTTGGGCAAAATGACGAAGTGATCACGCAGCCAGTTACTTTTATAGCCACTTGCAACGCCATTAGCTACCTTTTTGCAAAGCCGGTTTTCGTGGATGTTGATCTTGATACGCTTGGCATGTCGCCAGCGTCGCTTAGTGCGTTTTTGGAGAAAAACTGCGAGCTAAAAGAGGGCAACTGCGTAAATAAAACTAGCGGCAGGATAGTGCGAGCCTGCGTGCCTATGCACACTTTTGGACTGCCTTGCAAGATAGATGAGATAGCTGAAATTTGCAAGTGTTGGAATATCGTTTTGGTAGAAGATGGCGCCGAGAGCCTTGGCAGCTACTACAAAGGCACTCATACAGGGAATTTTGGCAAGCTTGCAGCGATGAGCTTTAATGGCAATAAGATCGTCACAAGCGGAGGCGGTGGAGCTATCGTCACAAATGACGAGAAGATAGCAAAGCACGCCAAATTTATCACCACAACGGCCAAGGTGCCACATCCCTTTGAGTATCGTCACAGCGAGATCGGCTACAACTACCGCTTGCCAAATTTAAATGCAGCTCTGCTTGTGGCGCAGCTTGAAAATTTGGAGCTATTTTTAAAGAGCAAACGCGAGCTTGCTATGCTCTATAAAGAGTATTTTTCTAAATTTGATGATGTGAAATTTATAGATGAGCCAGTGGATGCTAGGTCAAATTTTTGGCTAAATGCGGTGCTATTTGAAAGCCGTGAAAAGCGAGATGAGTTTTTGAAATTTAGCAATGAAAATGGCGTTTTTACGCGCCCTATCTGGCAGCTCATGAACGAGCTTGATATGTTTAAAGACTGCCAAAGAGATGAGCTAAAAAATGCTAAATTTCTAAGTGATAGGATAGTAAATATCCCAAGTAGCGCAAGGGTGTAG
- the dcd gene encoding dCTP deaminase, translating into MGLKSDSWIRKMSVEKNMIVPFAEEQVGRGVVSYGVSSYGYDIRVGDEFKIFTNIGGTVVDPKNFDEKNVVDFKGDVCIVPPNSFALARTIEYFNMPDDVLAICLGKSTYARCGIIVNVTPFEPGFKGHITIEISNTTPLPAKIYANEGIAQVLFIEGDEPCEVTYADKNGKYQAQEGITLPRILK; encoded by the coding sequence ATGGGTTTAAAGTCAGACTCTTGGATAAGAAAAATGTCGGTTGAGAAAAATATGATAGTGCCGTTTGCTGAGGAGCAGGTCGGACGCGGCGTCGTTAGTTACGGCGTTTCTAGCTACGGCTACGATATCCGCGTTGGTGATGAGTTTAAAATTTTTACAAACATCGGCGGAACCGTAGTCGATCCTAAAAATTTTGACGAGAAAAACGTAGTAGATTTTAAGGGCGATGTCTGCATCGTACCGCCGAATTCATTCGCTCTAGCACGCACGATCGAGTACTTTAACATGCCAGATGACGTGCTAGCCATCTGCCTTGGCAAAAGCACCTACGCAAGGTGCGGCATCATCGTAAATGTGACACCATTTGAGCCGGGATTTAAGGGGCATATCACGATAGAAATTTCAAACACGACGCCACTACCGGCCAAAATCTACGCAAATGAGGGCATCGCGCAGGTGCTATTTATCGAGGGCGATGAACCTTGCGAGGTGACTTATGCTGATAAAAATGGCAAATACCAAGCTCAAGAAGGTATCACACTGCCAAGAATTTTGAAATAA
- the neuB gene encoding N-acetylneuraminate synthase, which produces MSNRVFIIAEAGVNHNGDINLAKKLIDVAAKAGADAVKFQTFKAQNLVSTNAQKASYQKETTDKNESQFEMIKKLELDENKHKELIAYCKQKNITFLSTPFDSDSIKLLDELGLSTFKIPSGEITNLPYLRQIGGLNKKIILSTGMANLGEVEAAIEALVKSGTKRENISLLHANTQYPTPMEDVNLKAMITLKNAFGLEVGYSDHTLGIEVDIAAVAMGAKIIEKHFTLDKSLPGPDHKASLEPDELATMVSGIRNIELALGDGLKHFSKSESENIKIARKSIVAKRDIKKGEIFSEQNICVKRPGDGINPMRWDEVIGQISQKDYKQDELI; this is translated from the coding sequence ATGTCAAATAGGGTTTTTATCATAGCCGAGGCCGGGGTTAATCACAATGGCGATATAAATTTAGCTAAAAAACTGATTGACGTGGCAGCCAAAGCTGGCGCTGATGCAGTGAAATTTCAGACCTTTAAAGCTCAAAATCTTGTTTCAACAAACGCACAAAAGGCTAGCTATCAAAAAGAAACTACCGATAAAAATGAAAGTCAGTTTGAGATGATAAAAAAGCTTGAACTAGATGAGAATAAACATAAAGAGCTCATAGCCTACTGCAAACAAAAAAATATCACTTTTCTCTCAACTCCTTTTGATAGCGACAGCATAAAGCTTCTTGATGAGTTGGGGCTTAGCACATTTAAGATCCCAAGTGGCGAGATAACGAATTTGCCTTATCTTAGGCAAATAGGTGGGCTTAATAAAAAGATCATTCTCTCAACCGGCATGGCAAATTTAGGCGAGGTGGAAGCTGCTATAGAAGCACTTGTAAAAAGTGGCACGAAACGTGAAAATATAAGCCTTCTTCATGCAAATACGCAGTATCCAACGCCAATGGAGGATGTAAATTTAAAGGCGATGATAACTCTTAAAAATGCCTTTGGTCTTGAGGTCGGATATAGCGATCATACGCTTGGTATCGAGGTCGATATCGCAGCGGTTGCCATGGGCGCAAAGATCATAGAAAAGCACTTTACGCTTGATAAGAGCTTGCCTGGACCTGATCACAAGGCTAGCCTTGAGCCAGATGAGCTAGCGACTATGGTTAGTGGCATTAGAAATATCGAGCTAGCGCTTGGAGACGGACTAAAGCACTTTAGCAAAAGCGAGAGTGAAAATATCAAAATAGCTAGAAAGTCTATCGTGGCAAAACGAGATATAAAAAAGGGTGAAATTTTTAGCGAGCAAAATATCTGCGTAAAACGCCCAGGAGATGGCATAAATCCTATGAGGTGGGATGAGGTGATCGGACAAATTTCACAAAAAGACTATAAACAAGATGAGTTGATATGA
- a CDS encoding Gfo/Idh/MocA family protein, with protein sequence MKALILGYGSIGKRHCEVLEALPQIDEICLVTSQDIVGKTCYKSLEEVSNLDKFDYFVIATPTFLHLQNLKFLDEKVKNKIILCEKPLFEKFYDFTPKNNKIFIGYVLRFHPLLQKLKELLKSEKILYINASCGQYLPSWRNGDYTKCYSASKEKGGGVLLDLSHELDYAMWLCGKFKSVKSFQDKISNLQITSDDLCLIFGKTNNNVVANISIDYLSRMTHRNVRVECEGSTYELDFIKGTLIKQDINRQIFNMPNLARNEMFLAMHKDVLGEQRYVCGFIEGQDAMDIIDQIQRQNNE encoded by the coding sequence ATGAAAGCTCTTATCTTAGGCTATGGTTCGATTGGTAAAAGGCATTGCGAAGTATTAGAAGCTTTACCACAGATAGATGAGATCTGCCTCGTCACTAGCCAAGATATAGTTGGAAAAACTTGTTACAAAAGTTTAGAAGAAGTCTCAAATTTAGACAAGTTTGACTACTTTGTTATAGCAACTCCCACATTTTTACATCTGCAAAATTTAAAATTTCTAGACGAGAAAGTAAAAAATAAAATAATACTTTGTGAAAAGCCTTTGTTTGAGAAATTTTACGATTTTACACCAAAAAACAACAAAATTTTTATAGGCTACGTGCTTAGATTTCATCCACTTTTACAAAAATTAAAAGAGCTTTTGAAGAGTGAAAAAATTTTGTACATAAACGCTAGTTGTGGACAGTATCTACCAAGCTGGAGAAATGGGGACTATACAAAATGTTATAGTGCTAGCAAAGAAAAAGGCGGTGGGGTTTTGCTAGATCTTAGTCATGAGTTAGACTATGCCATGTGGCTATGCGGTAAATTTAAGAGCGTAAAAAGCTTTCAAGATAAAATTTCAAATTTGCAGATAACAAGTGATGATTTATGTTTGATCTTTGGCAAAACAAACAATAATGTAGTAGCCAATATAAGTATTGATTATCTGAGCCGCATGACGCATAGAAACGTGCGAGTGGAGTGCGAAGGCTCAACTTATGAGCTTGATTTCATAAAAGGTACTCTCATAAAACAAGATATCAATAGGCAAATTTTTAACATGCCAAATTTGGCAAGAAATGAGATGTTTTTAGCTATGCATAAAGATGTCTTGGGTGAACAAAGATACGTTTGTGGCTTTATTGAGGGACAAGATGCTATGGACATAATAGATCAAATTCAAAGGCAAAATAATGAGTAA
- a CDS encoding 6-hydroxymethylpterin diphosphokinase MptE-like protein — protein sequence MSDKKKTIERNLSGITNPIFEKNLQALFQQDEVLAARLFGMNIQTKYEIVLDKSDPIHINIINKESNETIYKDPVEEISKMLDDIEKKYKRYPGLFFYGLGTGIFYKALAKNKTHKKIVIIEPELEIIHLVLNIIDISDELKDEQIVLFYSEFATYAQFYYLVSHSDLDIYAKTYSLLIHSNYYDNFADDYIKINKDITRAFSQNVVSHGNSIDDLLIGTKQHIENLPHMLTNYCYTNLVKKRHGLMDTAIIVSTGPSLDKQLETLKKFAPYVSIISVDASYPILARNGIKPDYVTSIERMIPTSTFFEKKYPGFDDDINFIVASVTHSQTVKNILPRRLVLTMRPQQEEKMFRLNKYGYLGVGHSCANMAYQLAYVLGHKNIIFIGQDLAFGKDGASHAKGHTIAQPDENLYTIAYGGEGEVRTTYVWTLFKNQFENDIEQAKLEDIKSYNCTEGGARINGAIEKPFLEVMNELCKGKKVKNLPNIKKDSDKVANKNLLKAYEVIQNKIRVQTQAKEKIEKVFLELTPKIDNFMLLRDKNEINTKHFKQLVGISNKIDKLKNCISHKKYMRYIENIFAISTYYQELELAKVSVAPSDTDEEKTNKLVEWIEFHKYWLFSAAGGINADIETTKEASKPLIKELKKRGIFPKED from the coding sequence ATGTCGGATAAAAAAAAGACAATAGAAAGAAATTTAAGTGGGATAACAAACCCTATTTTTGAAAAAAACCTTCAAGCACTATTTCAACAAGATGAGGTCTTGGCTGCTAGACTTTTTGGTATGAATATACAAACTAAATACGAAATCGTTCTAGATAAAAGTGATCCAATACACATAAATATCATCAATAAAGAATCTAATGAAACAATATATAAAGATCCGGTTGAAGAAATTAGTAAAATGCTTGATGATATAGAAAAAAAATATAAAAGATATCCAGGGCTTTTCTTTTATGGCTTAGGAACTGGTATATTTTATAAAGCTTTGGCAAAAAATAAGACTCATAAAAAAATTGTTATCATAGAACCAGAACTTGAGATCATACATCTTGTTTTAAATATTATTGATATATCAGATGAGCTTAAAGATGAACAAATTGTTCTTTTTTATTCTGAATTTGCTACATATGCTCAGTTTTACTATCTCGTGTCGCATAGCGATTTAGATATATATGCTAAAACTTATAGCTTATTAATCCACTCTAACTATTATGATAATTTTGCAGATGACTATATCAAAATAAATAAAGATATAACAAGAGCCTTTTCTCAAAATGTCGTTTCCCATGGGAATAGCATAGATGATCTTCTAATAGGCACAAAACAGCATATCGAGAATCTACCTCATATGCTTACTAACTACTGCTATACAAATTTAGTTAAAAAAAGACACGGTCTTATGGATACAGCGATCATTGTTTCAACAGGTCCAAGCCTAGATAAACAGTTAGAAACACTTAAAAAATTTGCACCTTATGTAAGCATTATAAGTGTCGATGCATCCTATCCAATACTCGCAAGAAATGGCATAAAGCCAGATTATGTAACATCAATTGAACGAATGATACCTACTTCTACATTTTTTGAAAAAAAGTACCCTGGATTTGATGATGATATAAATTTTATTGTGGCTTCAGTGACACACAGCCAAACTGTAAAAAATATATTACCTAGACGTTTAGTGCTTACGATGAGGCCTCAACAAGAAGAAAAAATGTTTAGACTCAACAAATATGGATATCTTGGCGTCGGACACAGCTGTGCAAATATGGCCTACCAGCTAGCGTATGTCTTAGGACATAAAAATATTATCTTTATAGGTCAAGATCTTGCTTTTGGTAAAGATGGTGCAAGTCATGCCAAAGGTCACACTATCGCCCAGCCGGACGAAAATTTATATACTATTGCCTATGGTGGCGAAGGAGAAGTAAGAACAACTTATGTATGGACGCTCTTTAAAAATCAATTTGAAAATGATATTGAGCAAGCTAAATTAGAAGATATAAAATCATATAACTGCACTGAAGGTGGAGCTAGAATAAATGGTGCTATAGAGAAACCTTTTTTAGAAGTTATGAATGAGCTTTGCAAAGGTAAAAAAGTTAAAAATTTACCAAATATCAAAAAAGATAGCGATAAAGTAGCTAACAAAAATTTGTTAAAAGCCTATGAAGTAATACAAAACAAAATAAGAGTTCAAACACAAGCTAAAGAAAAAATAGAAAAAGTATTTTTAGAACTAACTCCAAAAATTGATAATTTTATGCTTTTAAGAGATAAGAATGAAATAAATACAAAGCATTTTAAACAGCTTGTAGGGATATCAAACAAGATAGATAAACTTAAAAATTGTATATCTCATAAGAAGTATATGAGATATATAGAAAATATTTTTGCTATCTCGACTTATTATCAAGAACTAGAGCTTGCTAAAGTATCAGTAGCACCAAGTGATACAGACGAAGAAAAAACTAATAAATTAGTTGAGTGGATAGAATTTCATAAATACTGGCTATTTTCAGCAGCTGGCGGTATAAATGCGGATATAGAAACAACAAAAGAAGCCTCAAAACCTCTTATAAAAGAGCTTAAAAAACGTGGCATCTTTCCAAAAGAAGACTAA
- a CDS encoding cytidylyltransferase domain-containing protein, giving the protein MSNVLCTICARGGSKGVKGKNVRELCGKPLIAYTIEQARESNLFEHIVISTDSDLIAETAVKYGAEVFFKRDAAMASDTAGKLDVIKDAFLKSEQHYAQKFDYEIDLDATAPLRDVSDIINAYNQFLRDENDNLITAMPSRRSPYFNLVEIYPDGRVGLAKTLAKAIVRRQDAPKTYDMNASIYIWKREALLNNDTLFLPKTGLYVMSEDRSIDIDCELDFKFVEFLMKEKNANR; this is encoded by the coding sequence ATGAGTAATGTTTTATGTACAATATGTGCAAGAGGCGGTAGTAAGGGTGTAAAAGGGAAAAATGTACGTGAGCTTTGTGGAAAACCCCTTATCGCTTACACCATAGAGCAAGCCAGAGAGTCAAATTTATTTGAACATATAGTAATTAGTACTGATAGCGATTTGATCGCAGAAACGGCAGTAAAATACGGCGCAGAAGTCTTTTTTAAAAGAGATGCTGCTATGGCCAGCGATACAGCTGGAAAGCTTGATGTGATAAAAGATGCTTTTTTAAAAAGCGAACAACATTACGCACAAAAATTTGATTATGAGATCGATCTTGATGCAACAGCTCCACTTCGTGATGTGAGCGATATCATAAACGCTTACAATCAGTTTCTGCGCGATGAAAATGACAATCTAATAACTGCAATGCCAAGCAGAAGAAGTCCGTACTTTAACTTGGTTGAAATTTATCCTGATGGACGTGTGGGGCTTGCAAAAACTTTAGCAAAAGCCATTGTAAGACGACAAGATGCACCAAAGACTTATGATATGAACGCTTCTATCTATATCTGGAAACGTGAAGCCTTACTAAATAACGATACATTGTTTTTGCCAAAAACTGGGCTTTATGTGATGAGTGAAGACAGATCAATCGATATAGATTGTGAACTGGATTTTAAATTTGTAGAGTTTTTAATGAAGGAAAAAAATGCTAACAGATAA